The following are encoded together in the Sparus aurata chromosome 1, fSpaAur1.1, whole genome shotgun sequence genome:
- the LOC115587459 gene encoding uncharacterized protein LOC115587459, with translation MIGLISNNDESAYREEVQHLTVWCASNDLALNTKKTKELIVDYRKSNDGTHTPICINGTEVDRVTSFMFLGVHISEDLSWTLNTSTLTKKIHQRLFFLRRLKKIHLSPQILVNFYCCTIESILTNCVTVWYANCSVSEQKALQRVVKTAQRITGSSLSSIEALQSKRCLRKARSIVKDCSPSSPPGGTTGHSAPGPAGSGEAFSLRLSPFWTPHLGS, from the exons ATGATTGGTCTCATCAGCAACAACGATGAGTCGGCCTACAGGGAGGAGGTCCAGCACCTAACAGTGTGGTGCGCCAGCAACGACTTGGCTCTCAACACcaagaagaccaaagagctcATTGTTGACTACAGAAAGTCAAATGATGGCACACACACCCCCATCTGTATCAATGGAACAGAGGTTGATCGTGTCACCAGCTTCATGTTTCTGGGTGTCCACATCTCCGAGGACCTCTCTTGGactctcaacacctccaccctgaCCAAGAAGATTCACCAGCGTCTTTTCTTCCTGAGGAGACTAAAGAAAAtccatctgtctcctcagattctGGTGAACTTCTACTGCTGCACCATTGAGAGCATCCTTACCAACTGTGTCACAGTTTGGTATGCCAACTGCTCTGTGTCTGAGCAGAAAGCACTGCAGAGGGTGGTGAAAACTGCACAACGCATCACCGGTTCCTCACTCTCCTCCATTGAGGCTCTCCAGAGCAAGCGATGTCTACGAAAGGCGCGTAGCATCGTCAAGGACTGttcaccctcctcccctccaggaGGCACTACAGGTCACTCTGCACCCGGACCAGCAGGTTCAGGGGAAGCTTTTTCCCTGCGTCTGTCACCCTTCTGGACTCCACACCTCG gctCCTGA
- the LOC115587454 gene encoding uncharacterized protein LOC115587454 gives MSLTAAVSGFVVFLLSVSVIQGQHGWGVTYSSTEICALKGSTVNMSCTYTYPSWKYGRYTKVKEAFWFTKERRYQPVDLRTESDYQDRVESRCSKKRCTLRITDLKESDSVEYKFMFITNQPGGRYTGSPGVTLRIADLQVQVTTSSHSGSRELKCHSSCRLPDRSSYIWYKNGQKIQSQTSSTYSVTYDYADSYSCAVKGHENYGSPPVCEFDPLYQEKDMQTHWLLKVVDAAELYVTE, from the exons atgagtttaactgcagcagtgagtggatttgtggtcttccttctctctgtgtcag tgatacagggtcagcatggctggggagtgacttacagctctactgagatctgtgccttaaaaggatcaacagtaaacatgagctgcacctacacatacccaTCCTGGAAATATGGCCGTTATACTAAAGTTAAGGAAGCATTCTGGTTTACCAAAGAGAGAAGATATCAACCtgtggatctgagaacagaaTCAGATTATCAAGATCGTGTTGAGTCCAGATGTTCTAAAAAGAgatgcactctgagaatcactgacctgaAAGAGAGCGATTCAGTTGAGTACAAGTTCATGttcataacaaaccaaccaggtgggagatatactggttcacctggagtcactttgagaATCGCAG ATCTCCAGGTGCAGGTGACCACATCCTCACATTCTGGCTCGagagagctgaagtgtcacagcagttgtcgtCTACCTGATCGTTCTTCCTACATCTGGTACaagaatggacagaaaattcagtcacaaacatcttCTACTTATTCAGTCACCTATGATTATGCAGACAGTTATTCCTGTGCTGTTaaaggacatgagaactacggctctcctccagtctgtgagtttgatccactgtatcaggaaaaagacatgcagacacactggCTTCTAAAAGTTGTAGATGCAGCAGAATTATATGTAACTGAATAA